A genomic stretch from Clavelina lepadiformis chromosome 5, kaClaLepa1.1, whole genome shotgun sequence includes:
- the LOC143459202 gene encoding EEF1A lysine methyltransferase 2-like isoform X2: protein MSDFGPSVLGTLGYWDGIYQKELEDFRDNEDPGTEWFGHNVAKRIVKWVKESNILSKESTIIDIGCGNGLLLLELAKLGYTNLCGVDYSKGALKLAKNIFNHEKIPEDVATWLELDITNQTIVESENEPAIMKVCRTYDAISLCPDDAVYKRACYIEQVKQFLSKRSGILLITSCNWTTAELLSHFMDFKLLEELPAPTFTFGGKTGKTVSSCVFKLLA from the exons ATGAGTGACTTTGGTCCATCTGTTCTTGGGACACTTGGTTACTGGGATGGTATTTATCAAAAAGAATTGGAAGATTTTCGTGACAATGAAGACCCTGGTACAGAGTGGTTTGGACACAATGTTGCAAAACGTATA GTTAAGTGGGTAAAAGAGAGCAATATATTATCAAAAGAATCTACAATCATTGATATTGGATGTGGCAATGGTCTCCTACTTTTGGAGCTTGCCAAACTTGGATACACAAACCTATGTGGAGTGGACTATAGCAAAG GAGCACTGAAGTTGGCCaagaatatttttaatcaTGAAAAAATACCTGAAGATGTTGCAACATGGTTGGAGCTTGATATCACGAATCAAACAATCGTGGAATCTGAGAATGAACCAGCGATCATGAAAGTTTGTA GAACATATGATGCAATCAGTCTTTGCCCAGATGATGCCGTTTACAAGCGCGCATGTTATATTGAGCAAGTCAAACAATTTCTTTCTAAACGCTCTGGAATTTTGCTCATAACATCCTGTAACTGGACCACTGCTGAATTGCTAAGTCACTTTATGGACTTTAAACTGCTTGAGGAACTTCCTGCACCTACTTTTACATTTGGTGGAAAGACTGGAAAAACAGTTTCCAGTTGTGTTTTTAAGCTGTTGGCGTAA
- the LOC143459202 gene encoding EEF1A lysine methyltransferase 2-like isoform X3, with product MSDFGPSVLGTLGYWDGIYQKELEDFRDNEDPGTEWFGHNVAKRIVKWVKESNILSKESTIIDIGCGNGLLLLELAKLGYTNLCGVDYSKGALKLAKNIFNHEKIPEDVATWLELDITNQTIVESENEPAIMKVCNDAVYKRACYIEQVKQFLSKRSGILLITSCNWTTAELLSHFMDFKLLEELPAPTFTFGGKTGKTVSSCVFKLLA from the exons ATGAGTGACTTTGGTCCATCTGTTCTTGGGACACTTGGTTACTGGGATGGTATTTATCAAAAAGAATTGGAAGATTTTCGTGACAATGAAGACCCTGGTACAGAGTGGTTTGGACACAATGTTGCAAAACGTATA GTTAAGTGGGTAAAAGAGAGCAATATATTATCAAAAGAATCTACAATCATTGATATTGGATGTGGCAATGGTCTCCTACTTTTGGAGCTTGCCAAACTTGGATACACAAACCTATGTGGAGTGGACTATAGCAAAG GAGCACTGAAGTTGGCCaagaatatttttaatcaTGAAAAAATACCTGAAGATGTTGCAACATGGTTGGAGCTTGATATCACGAATCAAACAATCGTGGAATCTGAGAATGAACCAGCGATCATGAAAGTTTGTA ATGATGCCGTTTACAAGCGCGCATGTTATATTGAGCAAGTCAAACAATTTCTTTCTAAACGCTCTGGAATTTTGCTCATAACATCCTGTAACTGGACCACTGCTGAATTGCTAAGTCACTTTATGGACTTTAAACTGCTTGAGGAACTTCCTGCACCTACTTTTACATTTGGTGGAAAGACTGGAAAAACAGTTTCCAGTTGTGTTTTTAAGCTGTTGGCGTAA
- the LOC143459202 gene encoding EEF1A lysine methyltransferase 2-like isoform X1: protein MSDFGPSVLGTLGYWDGIYQKELEDFRDNEDPGTEWFGHNVAKRIVKWVKESNILSKESTIIDIGCGNGLLLLELAKLGYTNLCGVDYSKGALKLAKNIFNHEKIPEDVATWLELDITNQTIVESENEPAIMKVCSKSKLKELGCQPYAFDLCLDKGTYDAISLCPDDAVYKRACYIEQVKQFLSKRSGILLITSCNWTTAELLSHFMDFKLLEELPAPTFTFGGKTGKTVSSCVFKLLA, encoded by the exons ATGAGTGACTTTGGTCCATCTGTTCTTGGGACACTTGGTTACTGGGATGGTATTTATCAAAAAGAATTGGAAGATTTTCGTGACAATGAAGACCCTGGTACAGAGTGGTTTGGACACAATGTTGCAAAACGTATA GTTAAGTGGGTAAAAGAGAGCAATATATTATCAAAAGAATCTACAATCATTGATATTGGATGTGGCAATGGTCTCCTACTTTTGGAGCTTGCCAAACTTGGATACACAAACCTATGTGGAGTGGACTATAGCAAAG GAGCACTGAAGTTGGCCaagaatatttttaatcaTGAAAAAATACCTGAAGATGTTGCAACATGGTTGGAGCTTGATATCACGAATCAAACAATCGTGGAATCTGAGAATGAACCAGCGATCATGAAAGTTTGTAGTAAGTCAAAGCTTAAAGAGCTCGGTTGTCAACCATACGCATTTGACCTGTGCCTTGATAAAGGAACATATGATGCAATCAGTCTTTGCCCAGATGATGCCGTTTACAAGCGCGCATGTTATATTGAGCAAGTCAAACAATTTCTTTCTAAACGCTCTGGAATTTTGCTCATAACATCCTGTAACTGGACCACTGCTGAATTGCTAAGTCACTTTATGGACTTTAAACTGCTTGAGGAACTTCCTGCACCTACTTTTACATTTGGTGGAAAGACTGGAAAAACAGTTTCCAGTTGTGTTTTTAAGCTGTTGGCGTAA